One region of Bdellovibrio bacteriovorus genomic DNA includes:
- a CDS encoding endonuclease/exonuclease/phosphatase family protein, translating into MTLSKMLTLGLLVLGAQSARAEMYFTADPNPPRFCLQNFNAYGPIYASKVEERTERMTGFLQSIPKCDVVHLQEVWNEGHIQQIENNLNRQYEISAPNKKSRIGLMSLFMADVKGSQTEDFQVNNEGGVLDSVRVAFNVKKAYHVVRAGFFGIDEDFFFLNTHLHPTSPAVRLTQILDILRWRLKHQDEKLVLSGDFNADIDSVERKFLMLTLGAHDSMEEYFGGAYPKSFCTYCTGNPLGWMLSDHTFDYIFFSNVGNSGTTLKALEGEVNMRGTPRKPWSDHFGVRVKFSVEPTTSITDANDIERRRTEALETLAVASYILQQEDAKEFEGYAQMINELSTQLKNRQGTFNTYFEKYR; encoded by the coding sequence ATGACTCTTTCAAAGATGTTAACTCTGGGTTTGCTTGTTTTAGGTGCTCAAAGTGCGCGTGCGGAAATGTATTTTACCGCCGATCCAAATCCTCCGCGATTCTGCTTACAAAACTTCAATGCCTACGGTCCGATTTATGCTTCTAAAGTGGAAGAACGCACTGAAAGAATGACGGGATTTCTTCAATCCATCCCTAAATGTGATGTGGTTCATTTACAAGAAGTTTGGAATGAAGGGCATATTCAACAAATTGAAAACAATCTGAATCGCCAATACGAAATCAGTGCCCCCAATAAAAAGTCCCGTATCGGTTTGATGTCTTTATTCATGGCCGATGTGAAGGGGAGTCAAACTGAAGACTTCCAGGTGAATAACGAGGGCGGCGTCCTGGATTCGGTACGTGTCGCTTTTAATGTGAAAAAGGCATATCACGTGGTGCGTGCGGGCTTCTTTGGTATCGATGAGGATTTCTTTTTCCTCAACACGCACTTGCATCCCACGTCGCCCGCTGTTCGTTTGACACAAATCCTGGATATCTTGCGCTGGAGACTTAAGCATCAAGACGAAAAGTTAGTTTTATCCGGAGATTTCAATGCGGATATCGATAGCGTTGAAAGAAAATTTTTAATGCTGACTTTAGGAGCTCACGACTCTATGGAAGAATACTTCGGTGGAGCTTATCCCAAATCTTTCTGCACCTACTGCACAGGAAACCCGTTGGGATGGATGCTGAGCGATCACACGTTCGACTACATCTTCTTCTCAAACGTTGGAAATTCAGGAACGACTTTAAAAGCTCTTGAAGGTGAAGTGAATATGCGCGGCACGCCACGCAAACCCTGGTCGGATCACTTCGGCGTGCGCGTGAAGTTTTCAGTCGAACCAACAACATCGATCACTGACGCTAACGACATCGAAAGACGTCGCACCGAAGCCTTAGAAACTTTAGCGGTGGCGAGCTACATCCTTCAACAAGAAGACGCCAAAGAGTTCGAAGGCTACGCACAAATGATCAACGAACTTTCAACCCAACTAAAAAACCGCCAAGGCACATTCAACACCTACTTCGAAAAATACCGATAG
- a CDS encoding Fur family transcriptional regulator translates to MGKDAVPFLPRQHDEDIVVHTEQFDEPELKRIIRALNLKVTTQRMAILKALHDGRRHVTAQELYEKLNKDHPDIGFATVYRFLRTLTEGSFVTEVRMGGLPARYELTPKGHHDHLTCVKCGKICEFENKAIEGLQEKVAHQFGFKLTHHILELYGVCPSCQAKV, encoded by the coding sequence ATGGGTAAAGACGCAGTTCCATTTCTTCCAAGACAACATGATGAAGACATCGTAGTTCATACGGAACAATTTGATGAGCCCGAGCTCAAACGTATTATCCGTGCCTTGAATCTTAAAGTTACAACTCAACGTATGGCGATTCTAAAGGCCTTGCACGATGGCCGCCGCCACGTCACAGCTCAAGAGCTCTATGAAAAGCTAAATAAAGACCATCCAGATATTGGTTTTGCGACAGTGTATCGCTTCCTTCGCACGCTGACAGAGGGCAGCTTCGTGACAGAAGTGCGCATGGGCGGATTGCCAGCGCGCTATGAGCTGACTCCGAAAGGTCACCACGACCACTTAACATGCGTGAAGTGCGGAAAGATTTGCGAGTTTGAAAACAAAGCCATCGAAGGTCTTCAAGAAAAAGTCGCGCATCAGTTCGGTTTTAAGCTGACCCACCACATTTTAGAGCTGTACGGTGTATGCCCGTCTTGCCAAGCTAAGGTGTAA
- the uvrA gene encoding excinuclease ABC subunit UvrA: MSHAEEDGIIVKGAKEHNLKNVSVTIPRNKITVFTGLSGSGKSSLAFDTVYAEGQRRYVESLSAYARNFLEQLKKPEVDSISGLSPAIAIDQKSVSTNPRSTVGTVTEIYDYLRLLYAKVGIPECPIHHIPVSSQTPQQIIEDVMKKSMGTKFYVLAPMASGKKGEFLAEFQRWAKKGFVKAKVDGKMIDLDKATKLAKTKTHDIDLVVDQLILKDTLKHRLAESINTSLGMANGRVIIETLDGERTAYSLHSACPQCGYSFPEIEPRIFSFNNPRGACETCNGLGTLDLEEEEQFSDSEVGGKKLDKVVYKYKGKKTSDEDDEEGEEMVLNACPDCKGTRLKPEALNIRVGEKTIAELADLSSVELREWISKIKWKSKDQLIAEKIVKQIVSRLDYLVRVGTSYLSLSRPARTLSGGEAQRIRLATQVGSSLIGVLYVMDEPSIGLHPRDHHRLLDIIGELKDRGNTILLVEHDEDTIRYADFVVDLGPRAGVLGGQMMAQGTPQELEKNPNSLTGKYLKGDVRIPIPKERRKGNGDFLKITGATGNNLRNVDLSIPLGTFTAVTGVSGSGKSTLIIDTLYKILAQHFYKALAQPSPYKKIEGLDKIDKVIDINQRPIGRTPRSTPATYVGLFPMIRDLFANLPDSKLRGYEPGRFSFNVKGGRCETCMGHGQIRVEMHFLSDVFVTCDTCQGRRYNRETLNIKYKNKSIADVLEMSVAEALEFFRNHTQIYRKLETLHRVGLDYMTLGQSSTTLSGGEAQRVKLSKELSRRGTGKTLYILDEPTTGLHFDDVRKLVELIQELADAGNTVLVIEHNMEVVKTADHVIDLGPDGGKGGGLIVATGTPEQVAKVSGSETGKFLKPVLK, encoded by the coding sequence ATGTCGCATGCTGAAGAAGACGGAATCATAGTAAAAGGCGCCAAAGAACATAACCTCAAGAATGTCAGTGTGACTATTCCCCGAAATAAGATCACTGTCTTCACAGGCCTCAGTGGCAGTGGAAAGTCGTCTCTGGCTTTTGACACGGTCTACGCTGAAGGACAGCGCCGTTATGTGGAAAGTCTTTCGGCCTATGCGCGAAACTTCCTTGAACAGTTAAAAAAGCCGGAAGTTGATTCCATTTCAGGATTGTCGCCAGCTATTGCCATCGATCAAAAGTCTGTCAGCACCAATCCTCGCTCGACCGTTGGAACCGTGACAGAGATTTACGACTATCTTCGTTTGCTTTATGCAAAAGTAGGTATTCCTGAGTGTCCGATTCACCATATTCCGGTCAGCAGTCAGACTCCGCAGCAGATTATTGAAGACGTGATGAAAAAGAGCATGGGCACAAAGTTCTATGTTCTAGCTCCCATGGCTTCTGGAAAAAAAGGGGAGTTCTTAGCCGAGTTCCAACGTTGGGCCAAAAAAGGTTTTGTGAAGGCCAAGGTCGACGGAAAGATGATCGATCTTGATAAAGCCACTAAATTAGCGAAAACCAAAACCCACGATATTGACCTGGTCGTGGATCAATTGATTTTGAAAGATACGCTGAAGCATCGTTTGGCAGAAAGTATCAATACTTCACTAGGCATGGCCAATGGCCGCGTGATCATCGAAACTTTAGATGGTGAGCGTACGGCTTACTCTTTACATTCTGCTTGCCCTCAGTGTGGATACAGCTTCCCGGAAATTGAACCGCGTATTTTCAGTTTCAACAATCCTCGTGGAGCCTGTGAGACCTGCAACGGGCTGGGCACTTTGGATTTGGAAGAAGAAGAACAGTTTTCTGATTCCGAAGTCGGCGGTAAGAAGCTTGATAAAGTCGTCTATAAATACAAAGGCAAAAAAACTTCAGACGAGGATGATGAAGAAGGCGAAGAGATGGTTCTTAATGCTTGTCCTGACTGTAAGGGGACACGCTTAAAACCAGAAGCGCTGAATATTCGCGTAGGCGAAAAAACAATCGCAGAGCTGGCCGATTTAAGTTCGGTAGAATTGCGCGAATGGATTTCTAAAATCAAATGGAAATCCAAAGACCAATTGATTGCTGAAAAAATCGTGAAGCAAATCGTGTCACGCTTAGATTACTTGGTACGCGTCGGAACGTCTTATCTTTCCTTAAGTCGCCCGGCTCGAACTCTTTCGGGTGGTGAGGCACAACGGATTCGTCTGGCGACTCAAGTCGGTTCTTCCTTGATCGGCGTGCTTTATGTGATGGATGAACCGAGTATCGGTCTTCACCCCAGAGATCACCATCGTTTGTTAGATATCATCGGAGAGCTCAAAGACCGAGGTAACACCATCTTACTAGTCGAGCACGATGAAGACACGATTCGCTATGCTGATTTCGTTGTCGACTTAGGACCTCGCGCGGGTGTTTTAGGGGGCCAGATGATGGCACAAGGAACACCTCAAGAGTTAGAGAAAAATCCGAACTCCTTAACAGGTAAATACCTTAAAGGCGACGTGCGCATTCCTATTCCTAAAGAGCGCCGAAAAGGGAACGGTGATTTTTTAAAGATCACCGGAGCTACAGGCAACAATCTTCGCAACGTGGATCTTTCAATTCCGTTGGGAACTTTCACCGCAGTTACCGGGGTGTCAGGATCAGGAAAAAGTACGCTGATCATCGACACTCTTTATAAGATTCTGGCACAACACTTTTATAAAGCTTTGGCGCAACCATCACCTTATAAAAAGATCGAAGGCTTGGATAAAATTGATAAAGTCATTGATATCAATCAACGTCCGATTGGTCGAACGCCTCGTTCAACACCAGCGACGTACGTCGGTTTGTTCCCGATGATTCGCGATCTTTTTGCGAATCTTCCCGATTCTAAGTTGCGCGGTTACGAACCAGGACGCTTTAGTTTCAACGTGAAGGGCGGTCGTTGCGAAACCTGTATGGGGCACGGGCAGATTCGTGTTGAGATGCACTTCTTAAGTGATGTGTTCGTGACCTGTGATACATGCCAAGGCCGACGTTACAATCGCGAGACTTTGAATATTAAGTATAAAAATAAATCCATCGCCGATGTTTTGGAAATGAGTGTGGCGGAAGCGTTAGAGTTTTTCCGCAATCACACCCAGATCTATCGCAAGTTAGAAACTTTGCACCGCGTGGGTTTGGATTACATGACCTTAGGTCAAAGCTCGACGACTCTTTCTGGGGGAGAAGCGCAACGGGTGAAGCTTTCTAAAGAGCTTTCTCGTCGCGGCACCGGCAAGACGCTTTATATTTTGGATGAGCCTACAACCGGATTGCATTTTGATGACGTTCGAAAACTTGTGGAACTGATTCAAGAGCTGGCGGATGCCGGCAATACTGTTCTCGTCATCGAACACAATATGGAAGTGGTTAAAACCGCTGACCATGTGATTGATTTGGGACCGGATGGTGGTAAAGGCGGCGGTTTGATCGTCGCCACTGGCACCCCAGAACAAGTTGCCAAGGTTTCAGGCAGCGAAACAGGTAAATTCCTAAAACCCGTTCTTAAATAA
- a CDS encoding DMT family transporter, whose translation MRSTASTKLASGLKRLTKNRAALELIFAGVLWGFGFIATVWALRAFTPTETLVFRFIIAAIVGEVFYLLAKGPNFTTIREELFRALPAGLLLGGMLLLQTIGLKYTTATKSGFLTSLYVIIVPLLNAWFFKAPSTLKNYLIVGLALAGTFILVDANLSGINAGDLWTIGCSVFAAFHIIYIGKISNRVGNAFRFNNFQSFWCLLALMPLYIAQERSPMPVDWTPWLGVLCLGLGSSIIAFYLQVRTQRVLSDSTASMLFLLESPFAAVFGFLILNERLSLFQTLGAITIMIASVLQIWLDPSNKKAAVSENKKGSV comes from the coding sequence TTGAGGTCGACGGCTTCGACAAAACTCGCATCTGGTCTGAAGCGTTTGACTAAAAATCGCGCGGCCTTAGAGTTGATTTTCGCCGGAGTCCTTTGGGGCTTCGGCTTTATCGCCACAGTGTGGGCACTGCGTGCCTTTACCCCCACAGAAACCCTGGTTTTTCGTTTCATCATCGCCGCGATCGTCGGTGAAGTTTTTTATCTGCTTGCGAAGGGACCTAACTTCACCACAATTCGTGAAGAGCTCTTTCGCGCCCTGCCCGCCGGACTTCTTTTAGGCGGAATGCTGCTACTGCAAACCATCGGTCTGAAATACACAACCGCGACGAAGAGTGGATTTTTGACCAGTCTTTACGTCATCATCGTGCCTTTGCTGAATGCTTGGTTTTTCAAAGCGCCTTCGACATTGAAAAACTATTTGATCGTGGGTTTGGCCTTGGCAGGAACTTTTATTTTGGTCGACGCGAATCTTTCCGGCATTAATGCCGGTGATCTGTGGACCATCGGCTGCTCGGTGTTTGCCGCGTTTCATATTATTTACATTGGGAAGATTTCAAATCGTGTTGGTAATGCGTTTCGCTTTAATAACTTCCAATCGTTTTGGTGTCTGCTAGCTTTAATGCCTTTGTACATCGCTCAAGAGCGAAGTCCGATGCCGGTAGATTGGACTCCGTGGCTGGGTGTTCTTTGTCTGGGATTAGGTTCCAGTATTATCGCGTTTTATTTGCAGGTGCGAACTCAACGAGTGCTTTCGGATTCCACGGCCAGCATGCTTTTTCTTTTAGAATCCCCGTTTGCGGCGGTCTTCGGTTTCTTGATTCTCAACGAAAGACTTTCATTGTTTCAAACCCTTGGAGCGATCACGATCATGATTGCCTCTGTGTTGCAGATTTGGCTTGATCCTTCCAATAAAAAAGCCGCCGTTTCAGAAAATAAAAAAGGCTCTGTTTAA
- the folE2 gene encoding GTP cyclohydrolase FolE2 — protein MTKKTLPDVAKETHAEKYAPIDWVGMGSIELPLLLRQSDGVYRIPARVDAKVSLDKTPSRGIHMSRLYLITQETLSKNEMSLGLLGQTTDEFLRTHEDLSTQALVQVQFEAPLVRKALKSANQAWRSYPVILSSFNKEGAKNYFVEVVVTYSSTCPASAALSRQLIQDSFKQQFEERSLDFDVVHSWLGTPQGIVATPHAQRSFARVKAEVGPNFNYGDLIDLVEEALQTAVQGAVKREDEQEFALRNGQNLMFCEDAARRVKEALDAKAEILDYVAEFSHVESLHPHNAVSHISKGKNLRTF, from the coding sequence ATGACTAAAAAAACTCTGCCCGATGTGGCTAAAGAAACTCACGCTGAAAAATACGCTCCGATTGACTGGGTAGGAATGGGCTCGATTGAATTGCCTTTGTTGCTTCGTCAATCTGATGGTGTGTATCGCATTCCGGCTCGCGTGGATGCAAAAGTCAGCTTAGATAAAACTCCTTCACGTGGCATTCATATGTCGCGTTTGTATCTTATCACTCAAGAAACCTTGTCGAAGAACGAAATGTCTTTGGGTCTTCTTGGTCAAACGACGGATGAGTTCCTGCGCACGCATGAAGATCTTTCGACGCAAGCTTTGGTGCAAGTGCAGTTTGAAGCTCCGCTCGTACGCAAAGCCTTAAAGAGTGCAAACCAAGCTTGGCGCTCTTATCCCGTGATTCTTTCTTCATTCAACAAGGAAGGCGCCAAGAATTACTTCGTTGAAGTGGTTGTGACCTATTCAAGTACTTGCCCGGCTTCAGCGGCTTTGTCTCGTCAATTGATTCAAGATAGTTTCAAACAACAATTTGAAGAGCGCTCTTTGGATTTTGACGTCGTTCATTCTTGGTTGGGAACTCCGCAAGGGATCGTCGCGACTCCGCACGCGCAAAGAAGTTTTGCACGTGTCAAAGCAGAGGTGGGACCGAACTTTAACTACGGCGATTTGATTGACTTGGTTGAAGAGGCTCTGCAAACCGCCGTTCAAGGTGCGGTGAAAAGGGAAGACGAGCAAGAGTTCGCTCTTCGCAATGGTCAAAACTTGATGTTCTGTGAAGATGCGGCTCGCCGGGTTAAAGAAGCTTTGGATGCCAAAGCGGAGATTCTGGATTACGTTGCTGAGTTCAGCCACGTCGAAAGCCTGCATCCACATAACGCTGTTTCTCATATATCTAAGGGTAAAAACCTTCGTACTTTCTAG
- a CDS encoding DUF475 domain-containing protein, which translates to MKYFTGSFAFTILGLIASYFVGHYYGGTVGAGLSALFIAFILAILEISLSFDNAIVNAVVLKEMTPVWRHRFLTWGMLIAVFGMRLVFPLLIVTFMAHVSPWEALVMAATKPDDYAQLMLGAHLEVAAFGGAFLLMVALKYFYDESKDLHWIPVIEKPTAYLGSKVEAIEVALSLIILAIISQFLPDDESLRFIKAGMAGLITYVIVDGIGSWLEASDDQMKDVHKASAGMFLYLEVLDASFSFDGVVGAFAITHNLFIIMIGLSIGAFFVRSLTIMFVEKEALTKFAFLEHGAFYAIGLLAMIMLSDPFLHIPEWITGLSGGVIIVTSFIWSLKKNEKQLKAH; encoded by the coding sequence ATGAAATACTTCACAGGCTCCTTTGCATTTACGATTCTGGGACTTATTGCGTCCTATTTTGTTGGTCACTATTACGGCGGTACAGTCGGCGCAGGATTAAGCGCTCTTTTCATCGCTTTCATTTTGGCTATTCTTGAAATCTCTCTTTCTTTCGACAACGCGATTGTAAACGCCGTCGTACTTAAAGAAATGACTCCGGTTTGGCGTCATCGCTTTTTGACGTGGGGGATGTTGATTGCCGTTTTCGGCATGCGTTTGGTGTTCCCACTATTGATCGTGACCTTCATGGCGCATGTCAGCCCTTGGGAAGCCTTGGTGATGGCAGCAACAAAACCAGATGATTACGCGCAGTTGATGTTAGGGGCGCATTTGGAAGTAGCGGCCTTTGGCGGAGCCTTCCTTTTGATGGTGGCGTTGAAGTACTTCTATGATGAAAGCAAAGACTTGCACTGGATTCCAGTGATTGAAAAGCCGACAGCTTACTTGGGAAGTAAAGTCGAAGCCATCGAAGTGGCGTTAAGCCTTATTATCTTAGCGATCATTTCCCAATTCCTTCCTGATGATGAATCTTTGCGCTTCATCAAAGCGGGGATGGCGGGTCTTATCACTTATGTGATCGTCGATGGTATCGGTTCATGGCTTGAAGCTTCAGATGATCAAATGAAAGACGTGCATAAAGCAAGTGCTGGTATGTTCTTATACTTGGAAGTTCTAGATGCTTCTTTCAGTTTCGACGGTGTTGTCGGAGCATTCGCGATCACGCACAATCTTTTCATTATCATGATCGGTTTAAGTATCGGTGCGTTCTTCGTACGTAGCTTAACAATCATGTTCGTAGAAAAAGAGGCTTTAACGAAGTTTGCATTTTTAGAACATGGTGCCTTTTACGCGATTGGTTTATTAGCCATGATCATGTTATCTGATCCGTTCTTACACATCCCCGAGTGGATCACCGGACTGAGTGGTGGAGTCATCATCGTGACTTCATTCATCTGGTCTTTAAAGAAAAACGAAAAACAGCTTAAAGCTCACTAG
- a CDS encoding cytidine deaminase, which translates to MTDIQKKLFEAACDAQKRAHAPYSSAFIGAAVLMADGSIYSGCNVENASFGGTVCAERVAIFKAVSEGAPKQVKEVLVVSDAEKPWPPCGFCRQVIAEFATEQTMIHTANLHGKMKSFAFPEIFPEAFTPKHLD; encoded by the coding sequence ATGACTGATATTCAAAAAAAACTTTTCGAAGCCGCATGTGACGCTCAAAAAAGAGCTCACGCCCCCTACTCTAGCGCATTTATTGGCGCGGCAGTGCTCATGGCGGACGGCTCTATTTATTCCGGGTGCAACGTAGAAAACGCTTCTTTCGGCGGCACTGTGTGCGCCGAACGCGTGGCCATTTTTAAAGCTGTCAGCGAAGGGGCCCCGAAACAAGTGAAAGAGGTATTGGTCGTCAGCGACGCTGAAAAACCATGGCCTCCGTGCGGTTTCTGCCGCCAAGTCATCGCTGAATTCGCGACCGAACAAACCATGATTCACACCGCGAATCTTCACGGAAAAATGAAGTCCTTCGCCTTCCCAGAAATCTTCCCAGAAGCCTTCACCCCAAAACACCTCGACTAG
- a CDS encoding Maf family protein, with amino-acid sequence MAEKQLILASTSKYRQELLSRLAYKFTATAPLIDEEKEKDPSLSPQHLAEKLAMLKADSLKGAGRVVIGGDQLVAFEGRILGKSHTPEKAVEQLYSMQGKTHELITAICVFDGDKMIPYTDITRMHMKKLSREQIERYVRLDMPTDCAGSYKIEKHGIMLFDKIESQDFTAIQGLPLIALSKILENLGL; translated from the coding sequence ATGGCAGAAAAACAATTGATACTCGCAAGTACATCGAAATACCGCCAAGAGCTGCTTTCTCGTTTGGCTTACAAATTCACCGCAACCGCCCCTTTGATTGATGAAGAAAAAGAGAAGGATCCTAGCCTTTCCCCTCAACATCTTGCAGAGAAGCTGGCGATGTTGAAAGCAGACAGCCTGAAAGGGGCCGGCCGCGTTGTGATTGGAGGCGACCAACTGGTGGCCTTTGAAGGTCGCATTCTTGGCAAGTCGCACACGCCCGAAAAAGCCGTCGAACAGCTTTATTCCATGCAGGGTAAGACACATGAATTGATCACAGCGATCTGCGTGTTTGATGGTGACAAGATGATTCCTTATACTGACATCACGCGCATGCACATGAAAAAACTTTCGCGCGAACAGATCGAGCGCTACGTGCGACTTGATATGCCCACGGATTGCGCTGGAAGTTATAAAATTGAAAAGCATGGCATTATGCTTTTTGATAAAATTGAAAGCCAAGATTTCACGGCCATTCAAGGTTTACCCTTGATCGCACTCAGCAAAATATTAGAGAATTTAGGACTATGA
- a CDS encoding FAD-binding oxidoreductase, with the protein MSSARKVYHMRVTEIIDHTPTVRELVLKTEEPGEFTFKAGQFVMLNVPQGEAKPILRAYSIASDDRIKNGFRLLFKFVENGVASTFVWALKGGELINFTGPFGKVFFQEPPTEQIVFLNTGTGLSQHICYLLSKKEQYPNLRYRMLFGVRSEKDMYYQKEVEALMKELPDFKFEFVLSRPSEEWKGKKGYVQNFISEFDYKNIPTTFYLCGNGGMIKEVKHQLLEVDGFDKTRIWSEAFD; encoded by the coding sequence ATGTCTTCCGCTCGTAAAGTCTATCACATGAGAGTCACTGAAATCATCGACCACACCCCGACCGTGCGAGAATTGGTGCTAAAAACCGAGGAACCGGGGGAATTTACCTTTAAAGCGGGTCAATTCGTGATGCTAAATGTGCCGCAAGGGGAAGCAAAACCTATTTTAAGAGCTTATTCCATCGCCTCTGACGACAGAATCAAGAACGGCTTCCGTTTGCTTTTCAAGTTCGTTGAAAATGGTGTGGCCTCGACATTTGTATGGGCTCTTAAAGGTGGAGAGCTTATAAACTTCACAGGTCCTTTCGGAAAAGTCTTCTTCCAAGAGCCGCCAACCGAACAAATCGTGTTCTTAAATACCGGCACAGGACTTTCTCAACATATCTGCTATTTGCTTTCTAAAAAAGAACAGTACCCAAATCTTCGCTATCGCATGCTCTTTGGGGTGCGCTCTGAAAAAGACATGTACTACCAAAAAGAGGTCGAAGCTTTGATGAAAGAGCTTCCTGATTTCAAATTTGAATTTGTCTTAAGCCGCCCTAGCGAAGAGTGGAAAGGCAAAAAAGGTTACGTGCAGAACTTCATTTCGGAATTTGATTACAAAAATATTCCGACGACGTTCTATCTTTGTGGTAACGGCGGAATGATCAAGGAAGTAAAACATCAACTTCTTGAGGTCGACGGCTTCGACAAAACTCGCATCTGGTCTGAAGCGTTTGACTAA